The following are from one region of the Muntiacus reevesi chromosome 3, mMunRee1.1, whole genome shotgun sequence genome:
- the SYF2 gene encoding pre-mRNA-splicing factor SYF2: MAAATLAEKVPVGGAEEPQPPAGAEELAAQKREQRLRKFRELHLKRNEARKLNHQEVVEEDKRLKLPANWEAKKARLEWELQEEEKKKECAARGEDYEKVKLLEISAEDAERWERKKRRKNPDLGFSDYAAAQLRQYHRLTKQIKPDMETYERLREKHGEEFFPTSNSLLHGTHVPSTEEIDRMVIDLEKQIEKRDKYSRRRPYNDDADIDYINERNAKFNKKAERFYGKYTAEIKQNLERGTAV, from the exons ATGGCGGCTGCGACTCTTGCCGAGAAG GTTCCGGTGGGTGGAGCAGAGGAGCCCCAGCCTCCCGCAGGAGCCGAGGAGCTGGCCGCCCAGAAGCGCGAACAGAGACTGCGCAAATTCCGGGAGCTGCACCTGAAGCGG AATGAAGCTCGTAAATTAAATCACCAGGAAGTTGTTGAAGAAGATAAAAGACTTAAGTTACCTGCAAATTGGGAAGCCAAAAAAGCTCGTTTGGAATGGGAActacaggaagaagaaaagaaaaag gaATGTGCAGCAAGAGGGGAAGACTatgagaaagtgaagttgctagaaatcagtgcagaagatgcagaaagatgggagagaaaaaagaggaggaaaaacccTGACCTGGGATTTTCAG attatgcTGCTGCCCAGCTTCGCCAGTATCATCGACTGACCAAACAGAtcaaaccagacatggaaacatACGAGAGACTGAGAGAAAAGCA TGGAGAAGAGTTTTTCCCAACGTCTAACAGTCTTCTTCATGGGACACATGTGCCTTCCACAGAGGAAATTGACAGGATGGTCATAGACCTGGAAAAACA AATTGAAAAACGAGACAAATACAGCCGGAGACGTCCTTACAATGATGATGCAGATATTGACTACATTAATGAAAGGAATGCTAAATTCAACAAGAAGGCAGAAAGATTCTATGGGAAATACACAGCTGAAATTAAGCAGAATTTGGAAAGAGGAACAGCCGTCTAA